The following proteins come from a genomic window of Rutidosis leptorrhynchoides isolate AG116_Rl617_1_P2 chromosome 10, CSIRO_AGI_Rlap_v1, whole genome shotgun sequence:
- the LOC139873379 gene encoding protein NODULATION SIGNALING PATHWAY 1-like, producing MMKQDKFSLPSFPLNTTLMSETMLFNEPDPDMDSAHILNWLEDSMPKLPLILDDLYSSTDINGTNWWVQEPFDAYTFSTSNSIDNVTSTVSSTSDPVVFYDQPHKLVLESDMSKKRKAPEDRMRTPQGKRSSGNKKGTSKSTKDSNNNKHSGNDKNSRWAEQLLNPCATAIANGNVTRVQHLLYVLQELASPTGDANYRLASHGLQALLRHLSSAKAVGPTVTFATSTPKFFQRSLINFNDINPWFTIPNNIANNAILQILSEQEQIHGSCNKTLHILDIGISHGFQWPTLLEALSRKPGGPPPLVRLTVVQPTPDNHQIPFVNCPPCYDFASNILRYANDVNINLQINKLDNCPLQNLNAQTIDSSRDETLIVCAQFRLHNLNHNKPDTRTEFLNVLRSMEPKGVILSDNNMNCSCNKCNKFDTRFSQSLNHLWSFLDSTSVAFKGRDTEERKLLEGEAAKVLTNTFEMNETKEKWGERMRSVGFVETAFADDVVDQARALLKRYDSHWEMRVGEKDGLAGLWWKGQPVSFSSLWK from the coding sequence ATGATGAAACAAGACAAATTCTCCTTACCTAGTTTTCCCCTAAACACAACCTTAATGTCAGAAACAATGTTGTTTAATGAACCTGATCCAGACATGGACTCGGCTCACATCTTGAACTGGTTAGAAGATTCGATGCCGAAGTTGCCATTGATCCTAGACGATCTTTATAGCTCGACTGATATCAACGGTACAAATTGGTGGGTTCAAGAACCTTTTGATGCTTATACATTTTCAACTTCTAATTCAATAGACAATGTAACAAGTACTGTCAGCAGTACAAGTGACCCTGTTGTCTTCTATGATCAACCGCACAAGCTGGTTTTGGAGTCTGATATGTCAAAGAAACGAAAAGCACCCGAAGACCGTATGCGGACCCCACAAGGGAAAAGATCAAGTGGAAACAAGAAAGGAACAAGCAAATCaacaaaggatagtaataataataaacatagtgGTAACGATAAAAACAGTCGATGGGCAGAGCAGTTGCTGAACCCGTGCGCGACAGCAATAGCCAATGGCAACGTGACACGTGTCCAACACCTCTTATACGTTCTCCAAGAACTCGCGTCACCCACTGGAGATGCTAATTACAGGCTAGCGTCTCACGGGTTGCAAGCCCTTCTTCGACACCTGTCCTCCGCAAAGGCGGTGGGGCCTACTGTCACTTTCGCCACGTCAACGCCTAAATTCTTTCAACGATCGTTAATCAATTTTAACGATATCAATCCATGGTTCACAATCCCAAACAACATTGCAAACAACGCGATCCTACAAATCTTATCAGAACAAGAACAAATTCATGGCTCGTGTAACAAGACTCTTCACATACTTGATATTGGGATCTCGCACGGGTTTCAGTGGCCCACACTTTTAGAAGCGTTAAGTCGGAAACCAGGGGGCCCACCACCGTTGGTTCGCCTTACTGTGGTCCAACCAACACCTGATAATCATCAAATCCCCTTTGTGAACTGCCCGCCATGTTACGATTTTGCCTCAAATATCCTTCGTTATGCTAACGACGTCAACATTAATCTACAAATCAACAAACTTGACAACTGTCCGTTACAAAATCTAAACGCACAAACCATAGATTCATCTCGAGACGAAACATTAATCGTGTGCGCTCAGTTTAGGTTACACAACCTCAACCATAACAAACCCGACACCAGAACAGAATTCTTGAACGTATTACGAAGTATGGAACCCAAAGGGGTGATATTAAGTGATAACAACATGAACTGCAGTTGCAACAAGTGTAACAAATTCGACACGCGGTTTTCACAAAGTTTAAATCACTTGTGGAGTTTTTTGGACTCAACAAGTGTCGCGTTTAAAGGGCGAGATACGGAAGAAAGGAAACTTCTAGAAGGTGAAGCTGCAAAGGTACTAACTAACACATTTGAAATGAATGAAACGAAAGAAAAATGGGGTGAACGAATGAGGAGTGTTGGGTTTGTAGAGACAGCGTTTGCGGATGATGTTGTGGATCAAGCTCGAGCGTTGTTGAAAAGATATGATAGTCACTGGGAAATGCGAGTTGGCGAAAAAGATGGATTGGCAGGATTATGGTGGAAGGGACAACCAGTTTCGTTTAGTTCATTATGGAAGTAG